The proteins below come from a single Papaver somniferum cultivar HN1 chromosome 11, ASM357369v1, whole genome shotgun sequence genomic window:
- the LOC113324290 gene encoding uncharacterized protein LOC113324290: MYSSSRPPTLSASSFPMKTSSTNSYQDSTSNSSRYSKPIVCHICFKARHSATECNKMMNFTYQGRHIPQNLHVMMATGATNNIGTDVSDLTDYHSHNGNEQISTANAEGTLHVPSSSAKLLSVHQFTTDNQCSITFEGDEFYVKDLNSGKRIFQGKSNNGLYPMPLVSKDTSTPSSLSCFDSFSPRLVKSDVKVSPSLLYMRFGHPLFQSLQIISGSLNIDIAKSPIFCRHYVVGQSPTMSFTDSNCTSSTDIPLSSTSEVVPPSSSFADTCIYTSEAISESGILSYDIISEIISTNNHNMITRGKNYIAKAKTFFGTKHALPSALMVHVTPSVPTSYNQACKHPRCLTSMYNENQDLKDADTWSYALLSPGQNIIGCKWVFKLKHNLEGIIDRYKARLVAKGYHQHEGIDYAETFSPVAKSTTIRLILSLAIHNDWMVKQLDVSNEFLHGDLQEDV; this comes from the exons atgtattcatcatcaagACCTCCAACATTATCTGCTTCATCTTTTCCTATGAAGACTTCATCCACCAATTCATATCAGGATTCTACTTCAAATTCATCCAGATACTCTAAGCCAATTGTATGTCACATCTGCTTCAAAGCTAGACATTCTGCTACTGAGTGTAATAAAATGATGAATTTCACTTATCAAGGAAGGCATATTCCTCAGAATCTACATGTTATGATGGCTACAGGTGCAACAAATAATATTGGAACTGATGTTTCAGATCTCACTGATTATCATTCTCACAATGGAAATGAGCAAATTTCTACTGCAAATGCTGAAG GTACACTTCATGTTCCTTCATCTTCTGCTAAGTTGTTATCTGTTCATCAGTTTACTACTGACAATCAATGCAGTATAACTTTTGAGGGTGATGAGTTTTATGTGAAGGATCTCAACTCTGGGAAGAGAATTTTCCAAGGGAAGAGTAATAATGGACTTTATCCAATGCCTCTAGTGTCTAAAGACACCTCTACACCTTCATCTTTATCATGTTTTGATTCTTTTTCTCCACGATTAGTTAAGTCTGATGTTAAGGTTTCTCCTAGTTTGCTTTATATGCGCTTTGGCCATCCTTTATTTCAGTCACTTCAAATAATAAGTGGTTCTCTAAATATTGATATTGCTAAGAGTCCTATATTTTGTAGACACT ATGTTGTTGGTCAGTCACCTACAATGAGCTTCACAGATTCAAattgtacttcttcaactgatATTCCTCTCTCAAGTACCTCTGAAGTGGTGCCTCCATCCTCATCATTTGCAGATACTTGTATTTATACTTCAGAAGCTATCTCTGAGTCAGGTATCCTATCATATGATATTATTTCAGAAATTATCTCAACCAACAATCACAATATGATTACCAGGGGAAAAAATTATATTGCTAAAGCTAAAACATTTTTTGGTACTAAACATGCCCTGCCTTCTGCTCTTATGGTTCATGTTACTCCATCAGTTCCTACTTCTTATAATCAGGCTTGTAAGCATCCAAGATGTTTAACATCTATGTATAATGAGAACCAAGATCTCAAAGATGCAGATACATGGAGTTATGCTCTTCTTTCTCCAGGTCAGAACattattggttgtaaatgggtctTTAAACTGAAGCATAATCTGGAAGGTATTATAGACAGGTATAAAGCAAGACTAGTCGCCAAAGGATACCACCAACATGAGGGTATTGACTATGCAGAAACCTTTAGCCCAGTTGCTAAATCTACTACCATTAGATTGATTCTCTCTCTTGCAATTCATAATGATTGGATGGTTAAGCAACTTGATGTCAGTAATGAATTTCTACATGGTGATCTTCAAGAGGACGTTTAA